The proteins below are encoded in one region of Shewanella putrefaciens:
- the proQ gene encoding RNA chaperone ProQ, with amino-acid sequence MESTDKLTDTNAILAYLYETFPLCFIAEGETKPLKIGLFQDLAERLADDSKVSKTQLRVALRRYTSSWRYLKSVKAGAQRVDLDGEPCGELEQEHIDHAQAMLKESQDKAKAKRAAQAPSPAKTPAKRAPKKVAVPQRPKTERPAKPAPKAAPVVNLVQAQLTDLAKKQRVNVKLGMTPVAGVITDINKEDIHVQLDSGLTIKVRAEHILL; translated from the coding sequence ATGGAATCAACAGATAAGTTGACCGACACCAATGCAATTTTGGCGTATTTGTATGAAACATTTCCTTTGTGCTTTATTGCTGAAGGTGAAACTAAGCCATTAAAAATCGGATTGTTTCAAGATTTGGCTGAAAGGTTGGCTGATGATTCTAAAGTCAGTAAAACTCAACTGCGAGTGGCCTTAAGACGTTACACCAGCAGCTGGCGTTACCTGAAGTCTGTCAAAGCAGGCGCGCAGCGTGTGGATCTTGATGGCGAGCCTTGCGGCGAGTTAGAGCAAGAGCATATAGATCACGCTCAAGCTATGTTGAAAGAAAGTCAAGATAAAGCGAAGGCAAAACGTGCCGCACAGGCGCCGAGCCCAGCGAAAACGCCAGCCAAACGCGCGCCTAAAAAAGTTGCCGTTCCCCAGCGTCCTAAGACTGAGCGTCCCGCTAAACCCGCTCCAAAAGCCGCACCTGTGGTGAATTTAGTCCAGGCGCAACTCACGGATTTAGCGAAGAAACAACGCGTCAATGTTAAGTTAGGTATGACACCCGTAGCCGGTGTGATCACTGACATTAACAAAGAGGATATTCATGTTCAGTTAGATAGTGGCCTAACCATAAAAGTTAGAGCAGAACATATCCTGCTGTAA
- a CDS encoding MlaD family protein, whose product MTQIESPKVVKKKLFSPIWLLPIVALVLGAWLGIKSIKESGIEIQIHFPSATGIEVGKTLVKYQGLTVGKVKDIGIDEDLKGVNVKVMMDYRAKPFLNKHTLFWLVTPKASITGVEGLDALFSGNYIAIQPGKGNSTAFFEAERQPPPMQVGSEGVMVELTSDKLGSLDVGSPIFFRQIPVGSVVSYRLDGNARVIISAFIQEQYARLVKKNSHFWNVSGVKIDASLSGVKVSSESLASILAGGVSFSSDEKAPTAQNGDNFALFDSEISALGGVEVNLTMAQGDGINNGTHIVYRGITIGSILSKQLTENGVTAVAKFEPQYAHLLTSDGIFWLEGADISLSGIKNPERLLTGSVINFLPGTSASTTLPASFALQSSAPDLMQSKKRLLTLSSAENMGVTAGAEVRYKQLPIGRVLSVNLTQDLSAVEYRLELQPEFASLVRSDSYFVPESALSIDASLEGVSVKTRDLATLTKGAISLIPGNNKTPLAGNTPLSLFSSIEAANAYFERQHRVYLTLISQDGADVSQGSPIYYKKMQIGTVESVSWQSKSEDFAIKLAIDKQFQPLLQKPKVFWRNSALDISASLAGIDVALAPLQGALKGSISLGLLDKTTAEPNTAALKLYENQQLALAQAQAIRLTLPASAKLAAKAAIRYQGHQVGEVSQVKLNTDLNTLTATAYLYGEYAEHFSRSDCEYYVVEAQISLAGIKAPETLITGPYISVLPGKNGQKTTQFTANMVEGSYANVPENALKFTLEDTNLGSMKIGSPIFFRGIKVGQIDGYGLSTQGNSVLMQAHIEPQYSHLVNQSSQFWDASGIKVDVGLFSGAQIETGSLETLLAGGINVATKDTTQDDNRLVTGTVFRLQHKAENEWQEWAPAQ is encoded by the coding sequence ATGACACAAATTGAATCGCCAAAAGTTGTAAAGAAAAAACTCTTTTCGCCTATTTGGCTACTTCCCATTGTTGCGCTCGTCCTCGGCGCATGGTTGGGGATAAAGAGCATAAAAGAATCAGGAATTGAAATTCAAATCCATTTTCCGAGCGCTACTGGAATTGAGGTGGGTAAAACCTTAGTCAAATACCAAGGGTTAACCGTCGGCAAAGTCAAAGATATTGGTATCGATGAGGATCTCAAGGGCGTCAATGTCAAAGTGATGATGGATTATCGCGCTAAGCCTTTCTTAAATAAACACACTTTATTTTGGTTAGTCACGCCTAAAGCCAGTATCACAGGCGTTGAAGGCTTAGATGCACTGTTTTCGGGTAACTACATCGCCATTCAACCAGGCAAAGGTAACTCTACCGCTTTCTTTGAGGCAGAGCGGCAACCACCACCTATGCAGGTCGGTTCAGAGGGGGTGATGGTCGAATTGACCTCGGATAAACTTGGCTCCCTAGACGTAGGTTCGCCGATTTTCTTTCGCCAAATTCCCGTTGGGAGCGTTGTCAGCTACCGTTTAGATGGCAATGCCAGGGTCATTATCAGTGCCTTTATTCAAGAGCAATACGCTCGTTTAGTGAAGAAAAACTCCCACTTTTGGAACGTCTCAGGCGTGAAGATTGATGCATCCCTGTCTGGCGTTAAAGTCAGCTCAGAAAGTTTAGCGTCCATTCTGGCTGGCGGTGTTAGCTTCAGCTCGGACGAAAAAGCCCCCACGGCACAAAATGGTGATAATTTTGCATTATTCGACTCTGAGATCAGCGCCTTAGGTGGGGTTGAAGTCAACCTGACCATGGCGCAGGGTGATGGAATAAATAATGGCACTCACATTGTTTACCGCGGTATCACCATTGGCAGTATTTTAAGTAAACAGCTCACTGAAAATGGCGTTACCGCAGTGGCTAAATTCGAGCCCCAATATGCCCATTTATTGACCAGCGATGGCATATTTTGGCTTGAGGGCGCCGATATTTCCCTCTCCGGGATCAAAAATCCAGAACGGTTACTCACTGGCAGTGTGATTAATTTTCTCCCGGGCACCAGTGCTAGCACTACATTACCAGCAAGTTTCGCCCTGCAATCAAGTGCACCGGATTTAATGCAATCTAAAAAGCGTCTGTTGACCTTAAGTTCCGCTGAAAACATGGGGGTTACTGCGGGCGCCGAAGTACGGTATAAACAGCTTCCCATTGGTCGAGTACTGTCGGTTAACTTAACCCAAGACCTATCGGCGGTGGAGTATCGGCTCGAGCTGCAGCCCGAGTTTGCCAGTTTAGTTCGCAGTGACAGTTATTTCGTTCCCGAGTCGGCCCTGAGTATCGATGCCTCCCTCGAGGGCGTTTCGGTCAAGACAAGGGATCTTGCCACGCTAACAAAGGGAGCCATTAGTCTGATCCCTGGTAACAATAAGACGCCGCTCGCGGGAAATACTCCTCTTTCGCTCTTTAGTTCAATTGAAGCCGCCAACGCATATTTTGAGCGCCAACATCGCGTGTACTTAACGCTGATAAGTCAGGATGGCGCCGATGTGAGTCAAGGCTCACCGATTTACTATAAGAAGATGCAAATTGGTACCGTAGAATCCGTGAGCTGGCAAAGTAAGAGTGAAGACTTTGCCATTAAACTGGCCATTGATAAGCAGTTTCAACCTCTGCTGCAAAAACCTAAGGTGTTTTGGCGTAACAGTGCCCTTGATATCAGCGCCAGTCTTGCTGGCATAGATGTCGCCTTAGCCCCTCTGCAAGGTGCATTAAAAGGCAGCATCAGCTTAGGGCTGCTCGATAAAACCACCGCAGAGCCAAATACTGCTGCACTCAAGCTGTACGAGAATCAACAACTCGCATTAGCACAGGCACAGGCTATTCGTCTCACCCTACCCGCCTCGGCTAAACTGGCAGCAAAGGCCGCCATTCGCTATCAAGGCCATCAAGTGGGTGAAGTCTCACAGGTTAAATTAAACACAGATTTGAATACTTTAACCGCCACCGCTTACCTTTATGGCGAATATGCCGAGCATTTTAGTCGCAGCGATTGTGAGTATTATGTGGTGGAAGCGCAGATCTCACTCGCGGGTATCAAAGCGCCAGAAACCTTAATCACCGGTCCCTACATTAGCGTATTGCCAGGTAAAAATGGGCAAAAAACAACCCAGTTTACTGCCAATATGGTCGAGGGCAGTTATGCCAATGTTCCAGAAAATGCACTTAAATTTACCTTAGAAGATACGAATTTAGGCTCAATGAAGATAGGTAGCCCCATTTTTTTCCGCGGCATTAAAGTCGGCCAAATCGACGGTTATGGTCTATCAACTCAAGGCAATAGTGTGTTGATGCAGGCTCATATCGAGCCGCAGTACAGTCACTTAGTGAATCAAAGCAGTCAGTTCTGGGATGCTTCAGGGATTAAAGTGGATGTGGGCCTCTTCTCGGGTGCACAAATTGAAACTGGCTCGCTGGAAACCTTACTCGCGGGCGGCATCAATGTGGCGACGAAGGACACGACCCAAGACGATAACCGTTTAGTGACGGGAACGGTATTTAGATTACAACACAAAGCCGAAAATGAATGGCAAGAATGGGCACCAGCCCAGTAA
- a CDS encoding GAF domain-containing protein: MKSKFYESLNRQTLALLEGEDDVVAAMANFSALLNDNLTELNWVGFYVMRGEQLVLGPFQGKVACTRIPLGKGVCGTAALADQTQRVADVHQFDGHIACDSASNSEIVVPVRAQGKVIAVLDIDSPVFDRFDEEDQKGLELLVKSFESCLFD, from the coding sequence ATGAAATCTAAATTTTACGAGTCATTGAACCGCCAAACTCTTGCCCTATTAGAAGGGGAAGATGATGTTGTGGCGGCAATGGCTAATTTTTCAGCCTTACTCAATGACAATCTTACCGAACTCAATTGGGTTGGGTTTTATGTGATGCGTGGTGAGCAACTCGTTTTAGGCCCTTTCCAAGGGAAAGTGGCTTGTACGCGCATTCCGTTAGGAAAAGGCGTTTGCGGCACAGCAGCGTTAGCCGACCAAACCCAACGCGTCGCCGATGTGCACCAGTTCGATGGTCATATTGCCTGTGATTCTGCCAGTAATTCAGAAATTGTGGTGCCAGTCAGAGCCCAAGGAAAAGTGATTGCGGTGCTCGATATTGACAGCCCTGTCTTCGATAGATTCGACGAAGAGGACCAAAAGGGACTGGAATTGCTGGTTAAAAGCTTCGAAAGCTGCCTATTTGATTAA
- the pepN gene encoding aminopeptidase N has translation MTQAQAKYLKDYQAPHFTIETIDLAFNLAGKDTRVKAVSKVKRTSAHALPLVLDGDDLVLLAVAINGETVPYQLSQGQLQLETNLDEFELAIETQLDPEANSSLEGLYMSDGAYCTQCEAEGFRRITYFLDRPDVLAKYTVRIEADRAAFPYLLSNGNLIERGELPEGRHYVCWQDPFPKPAYLFALVAGDFDLLEDEFITRSSRKVSLQVFVDKGNLHKASHAMASLKKSMAWDESRFDLEYDLDIYMIVAVDFFNMGAMENKGLNIFNTKYVLADTVTATDEDYHGIESVVGHEYFHNWTGNRVTCRDWFQLSLKEGLTVFRDQEFSSDLGSRAVNRIHAIKVIKNQQFAEDSGPMSHPIRPESVIEMNNFYTVTVYNKGAEVIRMMHTLLGETKFQAGMKLYFKRHDGQAVTCDDFVAAMEDASGVDLTQFRLWYSQAGTPAVTATDSFDAQTGIYQLTLKQSLANCASPLHIPFSIELLDAKGQSLVDQVLDFTQAEQVFSFEGLTHKPVISLLQDFSAPVKLYYDFEVDQLVHLMRFATSEVARWEASVVLVSQAIWQNVAHLQQQQTMTLDERVRDSFKGVLLNTELDPALIAEILGIPTASALIEQAESVDLDALALAREFVLTELSSYCEDELVALYRTLVAVEGTQARALKNQCLNWLSRVSAEAEDFVVSQFEQAGNMTDSLGALMAANVGDLSCRHDLMQAFEQRWHDTPLVMDKWFMLQATRDADDVIDTLRQLQQHGSFSMSNPNRVRALIGSFAAGNIYQFHRADGKGYAFLTECLITLNKLNPQVAARMVTPLIQFGKFDKARQSQIRACLGQLLALPELSKDMYEKVSKALAN, from the coding sequence ATGACACAAGCTCAAGCAAAATACTTAAAAGATTATCAAGCGCCTCATTTTACAATAGAAACCATCGATTTAGCCTTCAATTTGGCGGGTAAAGATACCCGCGTAAAAGCCGTAAGTAAGGTCAAGCGCACGTCAGCCCACGCATTGCCACTGGTACTCGATGGCGATGATTTAGTCTTGCTTGCCGTTGCCATCAATGGTGAAACAGTGCCTTATCAACTGAGTCAAGGTCAGCTGCAACTTGAGACAAACCTTGATGAATTTGAACTGGCCATAGAGACACAACTCGACCCAGAGGCTAACTCAAGCCTTGAAGGCTTATATATGTCCGATGGTGCCTATTGCACGCAATGTGAGGCGGAGGGATTTAGACGTATTACCTATTTCCTCGACCGTCCCGATGTATTGGCCAAATATACTGTGCGTATCGAGGCCGATAGGGCGGCATTCCCGTATTTATTGAGCAATGGCAATTTAATCGAACGGGGTGAATTACCTGAAGGACGCCACTATGTTTGCTGGCAGGATCCTTTCCCGAAACCCGCCTATTTGTTCGCCTTAGTTGCAGGGGATTTTGACCTGTTAGAAGATGAGTTTATCACCCGCAGTAGCCGTAAAGTGTCATTACAAGTTTTTGTTGATAAAGGCAATTTACACAAAGCATCCCATGCGATGGCATCGCTCAAGAAGTCTATGGCTTGGGATGAGTCTCGCTTTGATCTCGAGTACGATCTTGATATTTATATGATAGTTGCCGTCGATTTCTTCAATATGGGAGCGATGGAAAACAAAGGCTTAAATATCTTCAACACTAAATATGTGCTGGCGGATACCGTAACGGCGACCGATGAGGATTATCACGGTATTGAGTCTGTGGTGGGCCATGAGTATTTCCACAATTGGACGGGTAACCGTGTGACCTGCCGTGATTGGTTTCAGTTAAGTCTGAAAGAAGGATTAACGGTATTTCGCGATCAAGAATTTAGTTCGGATTTAGGTTCGCGGGCAGTGAATCGAATTCACGCAATTAAAGTGATCAAGAATCAACAATTTGCTGAAGATTCAGGGCCTATGTCCCATCCGATCCGCCCAGAATCTGTGATTGAGATGAATAATTTTTATACTGTGACTGTGTATAACAAGGGCGCCGAAGTCATTCGCATGATGCACACTCTGCTTGGTGAAACTAAGTTCCAGGCGGGGATGAAACTGTATTTTAAACGTCACGATGGTCAAGCTGTGACCTGTGATGATTTTGTGGCGGCAATGGAAGATGCCAGCGGCGTGGATTTAACCCAATTCCGTTTATGGTATAGCCAAGCCGGCACGCCGGCCGTGACCGCGACGGACAGTTTCGACGCGCAAACGGGTATCTATCAGCTGACGCTCAAACAAAGTTTAGCGAACTGTGCATCGCCGTTACATATTCCGTTCAGCATCGAGCTTTTAGATGCGAAGGGCCAATCTTTAGTGGATCAAGTGCTCGACTTTACTCAAGCCGAACAGGTGTTTAGCTTCGAAGGATTAACCCATAAGCCGGTTATTTCACTACTGCAAGATTTTTCTGCCCCGGTAAAACTGTACTACGATTTTGAGGTTGATCAACTGGTTCACTTAATGCGTTTTGCAACGAGTGAAGTCGCCCGTTGGGAGGCTTCGGTGGTGCTTGTCAGCCAGGCCATTTGGCAAAACGTGGCCCATTTACAGCAACAACAAACGATGACACTCGATGAAAGAGTGCGGGATAGCTTTAAGGGAGTATTGCTTAATACTGAGCTTGACCCAGCCTTAATTGCTGAAATCCTAGGGATACCGACGGCTTCAGCCTTAATTGAGCAGGCGGAAAGTGTCGATTTGGATGCCTTAGCATTGGCCCGGGAGTTTGTATTAACTGAACTGTCCTCGTATTGTGAAGATGAATTGGTCGCCCTGTATCGTACCTTAGTGGCTGTAGAGGGTACGCAGGCCCGCGCTCTTAAGAATCAATGCTTAAATTGGTTGAGTCGAGTATCGGCTGAGGCGGAGGATTTTGTGGTAAGCCAGTTTGAACAGGCGGGTAATATGACCGACTCCCTAGGGGCATTAATGGCCGCGAATGTCGGTGATTTATCCTGTCGCCACGACTTAATGCAGGCATTTGAGCAGCGCTGGCACGATACGCCATTAGTGATGGACAAGTGGTTTATGCTGCAGGCGACACGTGATGCCGATGATGTGATTGATACCCTGCGACAATTACAGCAGCACGGCAGCTTTAGCATGAGCAATCCTAACCGGGTACGCGCGTTAATTGGCAGTTTTGCCGCAGGCAATATTTATCAATTTCACCGCGCCGATGGTAAAGGTTATGCTTTTTTAACAGAGTGCCTTATTACCTTGAATAAACTCAATCCCCAGGTCGCAGCGCGTATGGTGACCCCTTTGATCCAATTTGGGAAGTTTGATAAGGCGCGGCAATCGCAGATCAGGGCATGTTTGGGACAACTGTTAGCTTTACCGGAATTATCGAAAGATATGTATGAAAAAGTCTCAAAAGCCTTGGCTAACTAA
- a CDS encoding paraquat-inducible protein A, with protein MHENTAENSVILCRSCDLAIRKRALPSGVRALCPRCSTALYDTPYCSVNGMLALCVTALIFYFPANFLPVLEIHFLGSIRTTTVFQGAFAVFDQGYWVVGLAVLAAAVIGPGLLILSILAQILIVKWGLSIAFWRRSLKQLLKLQGLLSQLTMLEIYVISFLVSSFQLSDFSDIYFGMGTFCFTMLFLVTLFLQREYDLEHMWTLLDGHS; from the coding sequence ATGCATGAAAATACCGCAGAAAACTCTGTAATCCTCTGTCGTTCCTGCGACTTGGCTATTAGAAAACGAGCCCTACCTTCTGGGGTTAGGGCCCTATGCCCGCGCTGCAGCACCGCTCTTTATGACACTCCATACTGTTCAGTCAACGGTATGTTAGCCTTGTGCGTCACTGCATTGATCTTTTATTTCCCGGCCAATTTTTTGCCCGTTTTAGAGATCCACTTCTTAGGTAGCATTCGCACGACAACGGTTTTCCAAGGGGCATTCGCCGTATTTGATCAGGGCTACTGGGTTGTAGGGCTAGCCGTGCTCGCGGCGGCCGTAATCGGCCCAGGCTTGCTTATCCTGTCCATACTCGCACAAATATTGATTGTAAAATGGGGGCTTTCAATTGCCTTTTGGCGCCGCAGTTTAAAACAACTATTAAAGCTGCAGGGGCTGCTGTCGCAATTGACTATGCTGGAAATCTACGTCATCAGTTTTTTAGTTTCGTCGTTCCAACTCTCCGATTTTTCGGATATTTATTTTGGAATGGGCACATTTTGCTTCACTATGCTATTTCTTGTGACTCTTTTTCTACAACGGGAGTACGATCTCGAGCATATGTGGACGCTATTGGATGGTCATAGTTAG
- a CDS encoding paraquat-inducible protein A, translating into MKQQGIDLGLCLCRVCRQLNTSDSTHCQRCESVLQIRDYGSLQKSWALLITAAILLIPANLYPITMLTNQGQVRHDTIFSGIVHLVQSDMLPIAIIVFIASILVPWVKIIGLATYLCAISFNLPISKKKLMVGFHVIEWIGRWSMLDLFVISLTVALVNMGQLLDAKPAPAATAFALVILLTQLAAKVLDTRLLWDRLEPQDDTN; encoded by the coding sequence ATGAAACAACAAGGAATCGACTTAGGTCTGTGTTTATGCCGCGTTTGTCGGCAACTCAACACAAGTGATAGCACCCATTGTCAACGTTGTGAGTCTGTATTGCAGATCCGTGATTATGGCAGTTTGCAAAAAAGTTGGGCGTTACTCATCACAGCGGCAATTTTACTGATCCCAGCCAACCTGTACCCTATTACTATGCTGACAAATCAGGGGCAAGTGCGTCACGACACCATCTTTTCCGGCATTGTCCATTTAGTACAGTCCGACATGCTCCCCATCGCCATTATCGTATTTATTGCCAGTATTTTAGTGCCTTGGGTTAAAATCATCGGGCTTGCCACGTATCTGTGCGCCATCAGTTTTAATCTGCCGATTTCAAAAAAGAAGTTAATGGTGGGATTTCATGTAATTGAGTGGATTGGCCGTTGGTCTATGCTCGATTTATTTGTTATTTCACTCACTGTTGCCCTCGTCAATATGGGGCAATTGCTCGATGCCAAACCCGCCCCCGCGGCGACGGCATTTGCATTGGTTATTTTGCTGACTCAGCTTGCCGCAAAAGTATTAGATACTCGTTTACTCTGGGATCGATTGGAACCTCAAGATGACACAAATTGA
- the prc gene encoding carboxy terminal-processing peptidase, whose protein sequence is MRKLTLATSIATVFVGFSAWAVPPTIQISELPTLQQEAQHKVASKRVTDLYTRSHYHRFALDDAFSAQIFDRYLQQLDYRRNVLTQADVDGFKPYLNQFDDMLTSGELEPAYKMFDVVQKRRYEGFVYALSLLDKEIDFSVPGDAYEYDRDDAAWPKDQAEINELWRQRVKYDALNLKLTGKKWPEIVDILQKRYNNAIKRLTQTNSEDVFQGVMNAFSRSIEPHTSYLSPRNAERFQMEMNLSLEGIGAQLQLEDDYTVIKSLIAGGPAAGSEKLSPEDKIVGVGQEGGEIVDVIGWRLDDVVDLIKGPKGSKVVLQILPKKGGSNAKPFNVTLVRDKIRLEDRAATSKIIEPKEGEYANRKVGVIQIPGFYMNLSQDVEKELVKLNEAKVEGIVIDLRGNGGGALTEAVLLTGLFIDMGPVVQIRDADGRVSAHRDNDGKTNYSGPLTVMVDRYSASASEIFAAALQDYDRALIVGESSFGKGTVQQHKSLGRIYDMYEKPIGHVQYTIQKFYRINGGSTQIKGVTPNIAYPSALEPGEYGEAEEKNALPWDKVPMAQYGTLNDITPELVTSLEAKHLNRIKSSVEFAYINQDIADFKKHHKEKTVSLVESERIASREADEKKVLDRTNERRVANGLAAVKSMEDIEDEAELPDAFLDETAFITLDMVDAKKLAKTNAQ, encoded by the coding sequence ATGCGAAAACTCACTTTGGCTACCTCAATCGCCACTGTTTTTGTCGGATTCTCGGCTTGGGCTGTACCACCCACGATTCAAATCAGCGAGTTACCCACTCTCCAGCAGGAAGCACAGCATAAAGTTGCTAGCAAAAGAGTGACGGACTTATACACTCGTTCGCACTACCATAGATTTGCGCTAGATGACGCGTTTTCTGCGCAGATTTTTGACCGCTACCTACAGCAACTCGATTACCGCCGCAATGTGTTAACACAGGCGGATGTCGACGGTTTTAAGCCTTACCTCAATCAATTCGACGATATGCTGACTTCAGGCGAGCTTGAACCCGCATATAAGATGTTTGATGTGGTACAAAAACGCCGCTATGAAGGTTTTGTCTATGCCTTGTCTCTGCTGGATAAAGAAATAGATTTCAGCGTACCCGGTGATGCGTATGAGTACGACCGAGATGACGCTGCTTGGCCAAAGGATCAGGCTGAAATTAACGAATTATGGCGTCAACGTGTTAAATACGATGCGCTTAATCTCAAGTTGACGGGCAAGAAATGGCCTGAAATCGTTGATATTCTGCAAAAGCGTTACAACAACGCCATTAAACGTCTGACTCAAACCAACAGTGAAGACGTATTCCAAGGCGTGATGAATGCCTTCTCCCGCAGCATTGAGCCGCACACTAGCTATCTTTCTCCACGTAATGCCGAGCGTTTCCAAATGGAAATGAACTTGAGCCTAGAGGGGATTGGAGCGCAGTTACAACTCGAAGATGATTACACAGTGATCAAGAGTTTAATCGCTGGCGGTCCTGCTGCAGGCAGTGAAAAGCTCTCTCCTGAGGATAAAATTGTCGGTGTCGGCCAAGAAGGTGGCGAGATTGTCGATGTGATCGGCTGGCGTTTAGACGATGTGGTCGATCTGATCAAAGGTCCGAAGGGCAGTAAGGTAGTTTTGCAAATTCTGCCAAAGAAGGGCGGTTCAAATGCTAAACCCTTCAATGTGACCTTAGTGCGTGACAAAATTCGCTTAGAAGATCGTGCTGCGACCTCTAAGATTATCGAGCCTAAAGAAGGCGAATATGCGAATCGTAAGGTTGGCGTGATCCAAATTCCTGGTTTCTATATGAATTTATCCCAGGATGTGGAAAAAGAACTCGTCAAACTTAATGAAGCCAAAGTCGAAGGTATAGTGATCGATTTACGGGGTAATGGTGGTGGAGCCTTAACCGAAGCCGTATTACTGACGGGCCTCTTTATCGATATGGGTCCAGTAGTACAAATTCGTGATGCCGATGGCCGCGTCTCTGCACACCGTGACAATGATGGTAAAACAAATTATTCAGGTCCCTTGACGGTTATGGTTGACCGCTATAGCGCTTCAGCCTCTGAGATTTTTGCCGCTGCATTGCAAGATTACGATCGTGCGCTAATTGTCGGTGAATCGAGCTTCGGTAAAGGCACAGTGCAACAGCATAAGAGTCTTGGCCGTATCTATGATATGTATGAGAAGCCAATCGGCCATGTGCAATATACGATTCAGAAGTTTTATCGCATTAATGGCGGTAGCACTCAGATAAAGGGTGTCACCCCCAATATTGCTTACCCCAGTGCCTTAGAGCCGGGTGAGTACGGTGAAGCGGAAGAAAAGAATGCCTTGCCTTGGGATAAAGTCCCCATGGCACAATATGGCACGCTCAATGATATTACCCCTGAGTTAGTGACTAGCCTTGAGGCCAAGCACCTTAACCGGATCAAAAGCAGTGTAGAGTTTGCTTATATCAATCAAGATATTGCAGACTTTAAAAAGCATCATAAAGAGAAGACGGTTTCTCTGGTTGAAAGTGAGCGTATCGCCTCCCGGGAAGCCGATGAGAAGAAAGTGCTCGATAGAACCAATGAACGCCGAGTGGCAAATGGTTTAGCCGCCGTGAAATCAATGGAAGACATTGAAGACGAGGCCGAATTACCGGATGCATTTTTAGATGAAACCGCTTTTATCACCTTAGATATGGTCGATGCTAAAAAGCTCGCCAAAACTAACGCACAATAG
- a CDS encoding DUF2835 domain-containing protein: MEFYFKLTISYQDFLPYYQGLADKVEVRESQGRILWINGRHFRGFLTENGIHGHFKLVIDDKGQFVSLNRV; encoded by the coding sequence ATGGAATTTTATTTCAAACTTACAATTAGTTATCAAGACTTTTTACCCTATTATCAGGGGCTCGCCGATAAGGTGGAAGTGCGTGAAAGTCAGGGGCGAATACTGTGGATCAATGGTCGACATTTCAGAGGTTTTTTAACTGAAAATGGTATTCATGGCCATTTCAAGTTGGTTATTGATGATAAAGGACAATTTGTTTCATTAAATCGTGTTTAG
- a CDS encoding YebG family protein: MAVITQFVVVREGVEKMTFTSKKEADAYDKMLDIADNLIPFIQKAELGIDESLSERLAFYFANNKDELTNLLKGAVQVNSTPTNQTAAKKVAKKVEAAE; the protein is encoded by the coding sequence ATGGCAGTTATTACACAGTTTGTCGTGGTAAGAGAAGGGGTTGAAAAGATGACATTCACATCGAAAAAGGAGGCAGATGCCTACGATAAGATGCTCGATATCGCCGATAACTTGATCCCCTTCATTCAAAAAGCGGAATTAGGTATTGATGAGAGTCTGAGCGAACGACTCGCATTCTATTTTGCTAACAATAAAGATGAGCTGACGAACTTGCTTAAAGGCGCGGTTCAGGTTAATAGTACGCCAACAAATCAAACCGCAGCGAAGAAAGTGGCCAAAAAGGTGGAAGCTGCCGAATAA